In one window of Streptomyces roseofulvus DNA:
- a CDS encoding amino acid ABC transporter permease, which yields MNSVLYDVPGPKARRRNVVYTIVFLAVLALVAYWVLSALADKNQLAAEKWSPFVTDSQVWTTYLLPGLTETLKAAALSILIALPLGAALGIGRLSDHRWVRVPVGAVVEFFRAIPVLLLMMFSSAVYAAYTPVSSDLRPLYAVVTGLVLYNASVIAEVVRAGVLSLPRGQGDAAVALGMRKGQTMLYVLLPQAVTVMLPALVSQLVVIVKDTALGGALLGFGELLSQNRQITANYGANTIAAFTVIALIYIAVNALLTYLAARLEKRLRQGRKAAAAKDTAPIVNVEMGGASTGGL from the coding sequence ATGAACTCCGTCCTCTACGACGTCCCCGGCCCCAAGGCCAGGCGGCGCAACGTCGTCTACACGATCGTCTTCCTCGCCGTCCTGGCGCTGGTGGCGTACTGGGTGCTCTCCGCCCTCGCCGACAAGAACCAGCTGGCGGCCGAGAAGTGGAGCCCGTTCGTCACCGACTCCCAGGTGTGGACGACGTATCTGCTCCCCGGCCTGACCGAGACCCTGAAGGCCGCCGCGCTCTCCATCCTGATCGCGCTGCCGCTCGGCGCGGCCCTGGGCATCGGCCGGCTCTCCGACCACCGCTGGGTACGCGTCCCGGTCGGCGCGGTCGTCGAGTTCTTCCGCGCCATCCCGGTGCTGCTGCTGATGATGTTCTCCAGCGCCGTGTACGCCGCCTACACGCCCGTCAGCTCCGACCTCCGCCCCCTGTACGCGGTCGTCACCGGCCTGGTGCTCTACAACGCCTCCGTCATCGCCGAGGTCGTCCGCGCCGGTGTCCTCTCGCTCCCCCGGGGCCAGGGCGACGCGGCCGTCGCGCTCGGCATGCGGAAGGGCCAGACCATGCTGTACGTGCTGCTGCCGCAGGCCGTCACGGTCATGCTCCCCGCCCTGGTCAGCCAGCTCGTCGTCATCGTGAAGGACACCGCGCTCGGCGGCGCGCTGCTCGGCTTCGGCGAACTCCTCAGCCAGAACCGGCAGATCACCGCCAACTACGGCGCCAACACGATCGCCGCCTTCACCGTCATCGCCCTGATCTACATCGCGGTCAACGCCCTCCTCACCTACCTCGCCGCCCGGCTGGAGAAGCGACTCCGCCAGGGCCGCAAGGCGGCGGCGGCGAAGGACACGGCCCCGATCGTGAACGTCGAGATGGGCGGGGCGAGCACCGGCGGCCTCTGA
- a CDS encoding amino acid ABC transporter permease: protein MFDFLDSGQYDLLGAFWVTAQLALYSAIGSLIWGTALVAMRVSPVPLMRGFGTAYVNLVRNTPLTVVIVACSFGLNQTLQITLGGENFEEIGFRLAILGLTAYTGTFVCEALRSGINTVPAGQAEAARALGMSFTQVLTLVILPQAFRAAITPLANVLIALTKNTTVAAAISAAEAAFLMKEMIENEADALFVVFGIFAFGFILLTLPTGLFLGWAAKRLAVKR from the coding sequence GTGTTCGACTTTCTTGATTCCGGGCAGTACGACCTGCTCGGCGCCTTCTGGGTGACGGCGCAGCTCGCCCTCTACTCGGCGATCGGCTCGCTGATCTGGGGCACCGCACTGGTCGCCATGCGGGTCAGCCCGGTGCCGCTGATGCGCGGCTTCGGCACGGCGTACGTCAACCTCGTCCGCAACACTCCGCTGACCGTGGTCATCGTGGCCTGCTCCTTCGGCCTCAACCAGACCCTCCAGATCACGCTCGGCGGCGAGAACTTCGAGGAGATCGGCTTCCGCCTCGCGATCCTCGGTCTCACCGCCTACACCGGCACCTTCGTCTGCGAGGCGCTGCGCTCCGGCATCAACACCGTCCCGGCGGGCCAGGCGGAGGCCGCCCGCGCGCTGGGCATGAGCTTCACCCAGGTGCTGACCCTGGTGATCCTCCCGCAGGCGTTCCGCGCGGCGATCACCCCGCTCGCCAACGTGCTCATCGCCCTCACCAAGAACACCACGGTGGCGGCGGCCATCAGCGCCGCCGAGGCCGCGTTCCTGATGAAGGAGATGATCGAGAACGAGGCCGACGCCCTCTTCGTGGTCTTCGGGATCTTCGCCTTCGGCTTCATCCTCCTCACCCTCCCCACCGGCCTGTTCCTCGGCTGGGCGGCCAAGCGACTGGCGGTGAAGCGATGA
- a CDS encoding amino acid ABC transporter ATP-binding protein: MSGVAVSKDHEDSPRAQEDLVVLSGVNKHFGALHVLQDIDLTIGRGEVVVVIGPSGSGKSTLCRTINRLETIDAGTITIDGKPLPAEGRELARLRSDVGMVFQSFNLFAHKTVLENVMLGQIKVRRTEKKEAEAKARALLERVGVAAQAEKYPAQLSGGQQQRVAIARALAMDPKVMLFDEPTSALDPEMINEVLEVMQQLAREGMTMVVVTHEMGFARSAADRVVFMADGRIVEQATPEEFFSNPRSDRAKDFLSKILHH; this comes from the coding sequence ATGAGCGGAGTGGCAGTGTCCAAGGACCACGAGGACTCCCCCCGGGCCCAGGAGGATCTGGTCGTCCTGTCCGGAGTGAACAAGCACTTCGGCGCGCTGCACGTGCTGCAGGACATCGACCTCACGATCGGCCGCGGTGAAGTCGTCGTCGTCATCGGGCCGTCGGGTTCGGGCAAGTCGACGCTGTGCCGCACGATCAACCGCCTGGAGACGATCGACGCCGGGACGATCACGATCGACGGCAAGCCGCTGCCCGCGGAGGGCAGGGAGCTGGCCCGGCTGCGGTCGGACGTCGGCATGGTCTTCCAGTCCTTCAATCTCTTCGCGCACAAGACCGTGCTCGAGAACGTGATGCTGGGTCAGATCAAGGTCCGCCGCACGGAGAAGAAGGAGGCGGAGGCCAAGGCCCGCGCCCTCCTGGAGCGGGTGGGCGTGGCCGCGCAGGCCGAGAAGTACCCGGCGCAGCTCTCCGGTGGGCAGCAGCAGCGCGTGGCGATCGCCCGCGCGCTCGCCATGGACCCGAAGGTGATGCTCTTCGACGAGCCGACCTCGGCCCTGGACCCCGAGATGATCAACGAGGTCCTGGAGGTCATGCAGCAGCTGGCCCGGGAGGGCATGACGATGGTGGTCGTGACGCACGAGATGGGCTTCGCCCGCTCCGCCGCCGACCGGGTCGTCTTCATGGCCGACGGCAGGATCGTCGAACAGGCCACTCCCGAGGAGTTCTTCAGCAACCCGCGCAGCGACCGGGCGAAGGACTTCCTCTCCAAAATCCTGCACCACTGA
- a CDS encoding glutamate ABC transporter substrate-binding protein has product MKLRNASAAAAAAVVLALTATACGTGSDSGSNGDKITIGIKFDQPGLGLKTPDGSYAGFDVDVAKYVAKELGFAEDKINWKQAPSAERENLIKNGDVKFVVASYSINEKRLKEVDFAGPYFLTHQDLLVRADDTSITKVEDLNTKKLCSVTGSTSAQNVKEKLAPKADLQQLGGYSECLTGLENKAVDALTTDASILAGYASQKEHQGKFKLVGLSMSDENYGIGLKKGDSELKGKINKALEKMVSDGTWDKLVKQHFGPSGYKNEPAPKIAG; this is encoded by the coding sequence ATGAAGCTTCGCAACGCCTCCGCGGCCGCCGCTGCCGCCGTCGTCCTCGCCCTGACCGCCACCGCCTGCGGCACCGGCTCGGACTCCGGCAGCAACGGCGACAAGATCACCATCGGCATCAAGTTCGACCAGCCGGGTCTCGGCCTGAAGACCCCGGACGGCTCGTACGCGGGCTTCGACGTCGACGTCGCCAAGTACGTCGCCAAGGAGCTCGGCTTCGCCGAGGACAAGATCAACTGGAAGCAGGCCCCGTCGGCCGAGCGCGAGAACCTCATCAAGAACGGCGACGTGAAGTTCGTCGTGGCGAGCTACTCGATCAACGAGAAGCGCCTGAAGGAGGTCGACTTCGCCGGCCCGTACTTCCTGACCCACCAGGACCTGCTGGTCCGCGCCGACGACACCTCGATCACCAAGGTCGAGGACCTCAACACCAAGAAGCTCTGCTCGGTCACCGGCTCGACCTCCGCGCAGAACGTCAAGGAGAAGCTGGCCCCGAAGGCCGACCTCCAGCAGCTCGGCGGCTACTCCGAGTGCCTGACCGGCCTGGAGAACAAGGCCGTCGACGCCCTCACCACGGACGCCTCCATCCTCGCGGGCTACGCCTCGCAGAAGGAGCACCAGGGCAAGTTCAAGCTCGTGGGCCTCTCCATGAGCGACGAGAACTACGGCATCGGCCTCAAGAAGGGCGACTCCGAGCTCAAGGGCAAGATCAACAAGGCCCTGGAGAAGATGGTGTCCGACGGCACCTGGGACAAGCTCGTGAAGCAGCACTTCGGCCCCTCGGGCTACAAGAACGAGCCGGCCCCGAAGATCGCGGGCTGA